One segment of Lytechinus pictus isolate F3 Inbred chromosome 13, Lp3.0, whole genome shotgun sequence DNA contains the following:
- the LOC129275091 gene encoding myosin-9-like isoform X4: MMMAIEERELQKMAAVSAQDNQKDELQRIIDSMKSEKLEQDSALERLQEKYKVDTKGLRDKIEDIASRSKAAIAKLRAQQSEGTQELNQRHEEEMANKIQELTQEHRNYVEELRQRHQEALEAANVESEKLYKQQMNDLKQNHEKVIQEKVDQLQSLVGKAQAMKHKIQDLNAQKHEMEAKIGELGTKIAQESDGHTKQLEEKDRSLDKLAQDLAVVNQKNESLEAELAARGKEIESGRAELSEKLELEHKAKEERDVEIEKLRQEVEEIKQKSDSLTREIESKNAEHENKIREYEQKLTFQEENHEKELSRRLEALEVQKNSSVNEVSAELGKKLEEANESLGAKEKVIQDLQLREKELQTAMDSLKNKLEGDLNSANEMIQQERQRHQELVGQLRNNAQELADNNKKCSEEIKELEKTGAEKDAALEKLKESIGSLTQNAEDIQRQLADNVAKVQEEVKKGEEAVVKLQGELDGSRAMLEAKEKEAIETKSTFEIALKEKDDELNASKAKTDDINVELENTRKSLADVELNFAKTSESNMNLENRVRTLEESIARKKEDHQEAIAKKESDFEERLQTERENHEKDVARRVEAWEAQTQSSVGEVAQELGRKLQEANDTISHLENDIADLKEKEQSLASSLEENQSKHAKLVSDMENKEADLKVKVEQLQKQHEDSVSLLESKEKEISSNIAAIKEKEAELQERKLRENELLALIDNAKTEGQSQVEVVSKEVENLQRQVSEKDNLLLEKSQCLETEVSAKNKEILSLHEQMNALTEEKAGLEQKVMGFSKMDEEKALEVESLQATGLRKDEEIGTLKDALQDRIRHDEKVATQVQELNQQNTMQNDVLESLRKELREAVEQKDSELQKLTEDFMQKEQTLKESHETHVVELQEQKELELKKLTEDFAQKEQSLKEGHETHIVDLQEQKDSELKKLADEFTQKEQSLKDSHKTHIVEFQEKVKTKLATLRKEQAETTQAKNEEIERIKGEMESVRSSNMEENEELKRKAEQQLTEVEEKLQENSDKSQRREAELQEQLGAQQTQHQEEVEHLKRDHEAMLQEKETSFQEQLSGLLKEKHIGLEEVTTQMQATHQEQLDRMNNEIDEKQKELEQVREESAAKEEKLKEQSVQRLKDLKEQAKAKISKVIATHKEEVESVREDLEKQLAAATTELSSLQEQRKDEAEKHNLERTEQSDNTEKLEKQTAELQEQLSTLQEELKCATNAHLEESKKLREEHERQIKDMEESVAKQVQIVSENDKHHEQIIHNLESQHSAEMTAKDKEQKSNLEQLEHQHFEMIESMQKQFEETIQSVKTENASLKEQLVLSEEYKSKANDLVDNNLDLQVKLKASEDQIQLMEREMQDSATSSKKRLNDLEEEKREVERLLQLREEAITQGDNRVQELEDEISTLQTTAQSDSKTKLAELKKKAEAKLVQIKNQFSQDLANRQKEMEEAMDMKEADFSEALRRKESEVEEMMARAASLDRQMVAMEMTNEQTVSSLMKEIGDLRAQMHEERASADIMVVEARDQVQMEVTQQVESQITAVRESLQGAEVQHKEEIERRGREMEELRNNCKELEMRLETMSEDHKAEVKELTLTHERNLSTLKKEQEEFITKKEDELNSNLKKILREMNIKMAEKEKDMETMMKATVDKGQSVEERMEKEHRQITNELQVQLDEQSGELETISEKYEEQLNAKKEEKEKMRAEYDERISSMNIDHQAEINEIEFRLEHQESQHQNELSDLEARLRNEMEDVKAKHQEEIAIMQQGSFPTSLHYLDPVSMSQSDGEGLSSHDLELQNVTLQAELQQLRGLLAEVKLKEKRLEAELISLRGGGGGANNMVKAGPVLAEPTEIEYLKKVLYEYMMGRETKTMAKVIAAVVKFSREQTENIIAKEEQKQGLQ, from the exons ATGATGATGGCCATCGAGGAGAGAGAACTTCAGAAAATGGCCGCCGTCAGTGCACAGGATAACCAGAAGGACGAGCTTCAGAGAATTATTGATTCCATGAAATCT GAGAAGTTGGAGCAGGACTCGGCCCTGGAGCGGCTACAGGAGAAGTACAAGGTAGACACCAAGGGGCTCAGAGACAAGATTGAAGACATCGCATCCAGGAGCAAGGCGGCCATCGCCAAACTCAGGGCGCAACAGAGCGAGGGTACACAAGAACTCAACCAGAGACACGAGGAAGAGATGGCCAATAAGATTCAAGAGCTTACGCAG GAGCATCGGAACTACGTAGAGGAACTTAGACAACGGCACCAGGAAGCTTTAGAAGCTGCCAATGTGGAATCAGAAAAACTCTACAAGCAACAG ATGAATGACTTGAAGCAGAATCACGAGAAGGTCATCCAGGAGAAGGTTGATCAACTCCAGAGCCTGGTTGGAAAAGCTCAGGCAATGAAGCATAAGATCCAG GATCTGAATGCACAGAAGCATGAGATGGAAGCTAAGATAGGAGAACTTGGAACGAAGATTGCTCAAGAATCCGATGGTCATACCAAGCAACTAGAAGAAAAGGACAGATCTTTGGATAAGCTTGCCCAAGACCTGGCTGTAGTCAACCAAAAGAACGAGAGCTTAGAAGCAGAACTTGCTGCAAGGGGAAAGGAAATTGAGTCTGGTAGAGCGGAACTATCTGAAAAGTTGGAATTGGAGCACAAAGCTAAGGAGGAAAGAGATGTTGAGATTGAGAAACTGCGACAAGAGGTGGAGGAAATCAAGCAGAAATCTGATTCCTTGACGCGGGAGATTGAATCAAAGAATGCGGAACATGAGAATAAGATCAGGGAGTATGAACAGAAGCTTACATTCCAGGAGGAGAACCATGAGAAGGAGCTGAGTAGGAGGTTGGAAGCCCTGGAGGTCCAAAAGAACAGTTCTGTTAATGAAGTTTCTGCAGAACTTGGAAAGAAATTGGAGGAGGCCAATGAGTCGCTTGGGGCAAAGGAGAAGGTTATTCAGGATCTGCAGCTCCGGGAGAAGGAGCTTCAAACAGCTATGGACTCGCTGAAGAATAAACTGGAAGGAGACCTCAACTCTGCCAATGAAATGATCCAACAAGAGCGACAGAGGCATCAGGAATTGGTTGGACAGCTTAGGAACAATGCACAGGAGCTTGCAGATAATAATAAGAAGTGCAGTGAGGAAATCAAGGAGTTGGAGAAAACAGGAGCGGAGAAGGATGCTGCCCTTGAGAAGTTGAAAGAATCTATAGGGTCATTGACTCAGAATGCAGAAGACATTCAGAGACAGCTTGCAGATAATGTTGCAAAGGTACAAGAAGAGgtgaaaaagggagaagaagcaGTAGTTAAGCTTCAAGGAGAGCTTGATGGATCAAGGGCAATGCTTGAAGCTAAGGAAAAGGAGGCAATTGAGACAAAATCTACCTTTGAAATTGCTTTGAAGGAGAAAGATGATGAATTGAATGCTTCAAAGGCAAAGACGGATGATATCAATGTGGAACTTGAAAACACAAGAAAATCACTAGCCGATGTAGAACTTAACTTTGCCAAAACATCAGAGTCTAATATGAATCTTGAAAATAGAGTAAGAACTCTTGAGGAATCCATTgccagaaagaaagaagatcaCCAGGAGGCGATTGCCAAGAAGGAAAGTGATTTTGAGGAAAGGTTGCAAACAGAGAGGGAGAACCATGAGAAAGACGTGGCCAGGAGAGTAGAGGCTTGGGAAGCCCAAACTCAAAGCTCCGTTGGTGAAGTGGCGCAGGAGTTAGGAAGGAAACTTCAGGAGGCAAATGATACAATAAGCCACCTTGAAAATGACATTGCGGATTTGAAAGAAAAGGAACAGTCACTAGCATCATCACTTGAAGAAAATCAAAGCAAGCATGCAAAACTTGTGTCAGATATGGAAAATAAGGAAGCTGACCTAAAGGTCAAGGTTGAACAGCTTCAGAAGCAGCATGAAGACTCTGTGTCCCTACTGGAAAgcaaagaaaaggaaatcagCAGTAACATTGCagcaataaaagaaaaggaagctgAGTTGCAGGAGCGCAAGCTTCGGGAGAATGAACTGCTTGCCCTGATTGACAATGCCAAGACTGAAGGACAGAGCCAGGTCGAGGTTGTTAGCAAGGAAGTTGAAAACTTGCAAAGACAGGTCTCTGAAAAGGATAACCTGTTGCTTGAGAAATCCCAATGCCTGGAAACGGAGGTCAGTGCTAAGAATAAGGAGATTCTCTCGCTTCATGAACAGATGAATGCCTTAACAGAAGAAAAGGCCGGATTGGAACAAAAGGTAATGGGATTCTCAAAGATGGATGAAGAGAAAGCCCTTGAGGTTGAGAGTCTTCAGGCAACAGGACTTAGGAAGGATGAGGAAATAGGAACCCTCAAAGATGCTTTACAGGACAGGATTAGACATGATGAGAAAGTTGCCACCCAAGTGCAGGAGTTGAATCAGCAAAACACCATGCAAAATGATGTCTTGGAGTCATTGCGCAAAGAACTCAGAGAAGCAGTGGAACAGAAGGACTCAGAGCTCCAAAAACTTACTGAGGACTTCATGCAAAAAGAGCAGACTCTGAAAGAAAGCCATGAAACACACGTTGTAGAGTTACAAGAACAGAAAGAATTGGAGCTCAAAAAACTTACTGAGGATTTCGCACAAAAAGAGCAGTCTCTGAAAGAAGGTCATGAAACACACATTGTAGATTTACAAGAACAGAAAGACTCTGAGCTCAAAAAGCTTGCTGATGAATTCACACAAAAAGAGCAGTCTTTGAAAGACAGCCACAAAACACATATTGTGGAGTTTCAAGAGAAAGTGAAGACTAAGCTTGCCACCTTGCGCAAAGAACAGGCTGAAACTACCCAGGCCAAAAACGAGGAGATTGAAAGAATTAAAGGTGAAATGGAGAGTGTCAGATCAAGCAATATGGAAGAGAACGAAGAACTAAAAAGGAAAGCTGAACAGCAGTTGACAGAAGTTGAAGAAAAGCTTCAGGAGAATTCAGACAAGAGCCAGAGGAGAGAGGCTGAACTTCAAGAGCAGCTTGGTGCCCAACAGACCCAACATCAGGAGGAGGTTGAGCATTTGAAGAGAGATCATGAAGCCATGCTCCAGGAGAAGGAGACTTCGTTTCAGGAGCAGCTGTCGGGTCTCCTAAAGGAGAAGCATATTGGACTCGAAGAGGTTACCACACAAATGCAAGCAACTCATCAGGAACAGCTAGACAGGATGAACAATGAGATTGATGAGAAACAGAAGGAACTTGAACAAGTGAGGGAGGAAAGTGCAGCAAAAGAAGAAAAGCTGAAAGAACAGTCAGTTCAGAGGTTAAAGGATCTCAAGGAACAAGCCAAAGCTAAGATTTCCAAAGTAATTGCAACTCACAAAGAGGAGGTAGAATCTGTCAGGGAAGACCTAGAAAAACAATTAGCTGCTGCTACCACAGAATTGAGCTCTTTGCAAGAACAGAGGAAAGATGAAgctgaaaaacacaatttagaGAGGACTGAACAATCAGATAATactgaaaaattagaaaaacaaACTGCGGAATTGCAAGAACAACTCTCTACCCTACAAGAAGAGTTAAAATGTGCAACAAATGCGCACTTAGAAGAATCTAAAAAATTGAGAGAGGAACATGAAAGGCAAATTAAAGATATGGAAGAGTCAGTTGCCAAACAAGTCCAAATTGTGTCTGAAAATGACAAGCACCATGAGCAGATCATCCATAATCTTGAGAGTCAGCATTCAGCAGAGATGACTGCGAAGGACAAAGAACAGAAGAGCAATCTCGAGCAGCTAGAGCATCAACACTTTGAGATGATAGAATCTATGCAGAAGCAATTCGAAGAGACAATCCAGTCTGtgaagacagaaaatgcttccCTCAAGGAACAGCTTGTTCTGTCTGAAGAATACAAGTCGAAGGCCAATGACCTGGTAGACAATAACCTTGATCTGCAAGTCAAGCTGAAGGCATCTGAAGACCAAATCCAGCTGATGGAGCGTGAGATGCAGGACTCTGCAACATCCTCGAAGAAGCGGTTGAACGACCTGGAGGAGGAGAAGCGGGAAGTGGAGCGGTTACTGCAGCTCCGAGAGGAAGCAATCACCCAGGGTGACAACAGGGTACAGGAGCTGGAGGACGAGATCAGCACTCTCCAGACGACCGCTCAGTCCGACTCCAAGACCAAGCTGGCTGAACTGAAGAAGAAGGCAGAGGCCAAGTTGGTCCAGATCAAAAACCAGTTCTCTCAGGATCTGGCCAACCGGCAGAAGGAGATGGAGGAGGCCATGGACATGAAGGAAGCAGACTTTTCTGAAGCTCtgagaaggaaggaaagcgaGGTGGAGGAGATGATGGCAAGGGCAGCCAGCTTGGACAGACAGATGGTTGCCATGGAAATGACCAATGAACAGACCGTTTCTAGTCTAATGAAGGAGATCGGCGATCTCAGAGCTCAGATGCACGAGGAAAGGGCTTCAGCTGACATAATG GTTGTAGAAGCCAGAGACCAGGTGCAGATGGAGGTCACCCAGCAGGTGGAATCCCAGATCACGGCAGTCAGGGAGTCGCTGCAAGGGGCGGAGGTCCAGCATAAGGAAGAGATCGAGAGGAGGGGTAGAGAGATGGAGGAGCTCAGGAATAACTGCAAGGAGCTTGAGATGAGGCTAGAAACAATGAG TGAGGACCACAAAGCCGAAGTGAAAGAACTGACCCTGACACACGAGCGCAACCTGAGCACCCTGAAGAAGGAACAGGAGGAGTTCATCACCAAGAAAGAAGATGAACTTAACTCTAACCTCAAGAAGATTCTTAGAGAGATGAATATCAAGATGGCGGAGAAGGAGAAAGACATGGAGACGATGATGAAAGCGACAGTTG ATAAAGGCCAGTCAGTTGAAGAGAGGATGGAGAAAGAACACAGACAGATCACCAATGAGCTGCAGGTCCAGCTGGATGAACAGTCAGGAGAACTTGAGACAATCAGTGAGAAATATGAAGAACAACTTAAT gcaaagaaggaggagaaggaaaagATGCGAGCCGAGTACGACGAGCGGATATCGTCCATGAACATCGACCACCAGGCCGAGATCAACGAGATCGAGTTCCGTCTAGAACATCAGGAAAGCCAGCATCAGAACGAGCTATCAGACCTTGAAGCAAGACTTAGGAATGAGATGGAGGATGTAAAGGCTAAACATCAAGAAGAGATTGCCATCATGCAGCAG gGAAGTTTTCCTACTAGTCTTCATTATCTAGACCCTGTTTCTATGTCACAGAGTGATGGTGAAGGTTTATCAAGTCATGACTTAGAACTTCAAAACGTCACCTTACAG GCTGAACTACAGCAGTTGAGAGGATTATTAGCTGAAGTCAAACTCAAGGAAAAGAGATTAGAAGCAGAGCTTATATCATTACGAGGAGGAG GTGGAGGGGCTAATAACATGGTCAAGGCTGGTCCTGTCCTTGCTGAGCCAACTGAaattgag TACCTGAAGAAAGTTCTCTATGAGTATATGATGGGCAGAGAAACTAAG ACAATGGCTAAAGTAATAGCTGCAGTGGTCAAGTTTTCAAGAGAACAGACAGAGAATATCATAGCAAAGGAAGAGCAAAAACAAGGGCTG CAGTGA